A genome region from Nerophis lumbriciformis linkage group LG18, RoL_Nlum_v2.1, whole genome shotgun sequence includes the following:
- the LOC133618040 gene encoding proteasome subunit beta type-11-like, with amino-acid sequence MALQELCGFKGGQKSGHVTCGLFSPTSFFDFYIPPGLHQRHLGKLSPFQTSWTNSRRVSPPFATSHGTTTLAFTFQGGVLAAADTRSSCSGLVASPDSDKVEPIHSHLVATSSGTSADCGFWKRLLGRELRLYQLRHGRRLSTCSAAKLLWHMLLPFKGSELCVATTLCGWDTGPALFYVCSDGTRLQGTLFSVGSGSPYAYAVLDQALDWRMTEEEAVLVAKEAVTRAAHRDAYSGNAVDVYHVSSQGWRRRTREDLKDRLCPDPALK; translated from the coding sequence ATGGCGTTACAAGAACTGTGCGGCTTCAAAGGTGGACAGAAAAGTGGACATGTGACTTGTGGACTGTTTAGTCCAACCTCATTCTTTGACTTCTACATCCCGCCCGGTCTTCACCAAAGACACCTTGGAAAACTTAGTCCCTTCCAGACCTCCTGGACCAACTCACGGCGGGTGTCGCCACCATTCGCCACGTCTCACGGCACCACCACCCTGGCCTTCACCTTCCAGGGCGGCGTGCTGGCGGCGGCAGACACTCGCTCCAGCTGCAGCGGCCTGGTGGCCAGTCCGGACTCGGACAAGGTGGAGCCCATCCACAGCCACCTGGTGGCCACCAGCTCGGGCACCTCGGCCGACTGCGGCTTCTGGAAACGTCTTCTGGGGCGGGAACTGCGGCTCTACCAGCTGCGGCACGGACGCCGCTTGTCCACCTGCAGCGCCGCCAAGCTGCTGTGGCACATGCTCCTCCCCTTCAAGGGCAGCGAGCTGTGTGTGGCCACCACGCTGTGTGGCTGGGACACCGGCCCCGCCCTCTTTTACGTGTGCAGTGACGGCACACGCCTCCAGGGGACGCTCTTCTCCGTGGGCTCCGGGTCGCCCTACGCCTACGCCGTCCTGGACCAGGCGCTGGACTGGCGAATGACGGAGGAGGAGGCGGTGCTGGTGGCGAAGGAGGCGGTGACGCGGGCGGCGCACAGAGATGCCTACTCTGGGAACGCGGTGGACGTCTACCACGTGTCCTCCCAGGGCTGGAGGCGCAGGACCAGGGAGGACCTAAAAGACCGCTTGTGTCCAGACCCGGCGCTCAAGTGA